A window of Desulfuromonas soudanensis genomic DNA:
CAACGTTCACCAGGCGCAGCTCGGTCTGGCTGGAGGTCGCCGCCACCCGGCTTCCTTTCCCCCTCTCCCCTCTCCCCTCTTCCTTCTTTCGCCCGAGAAATTTCCTCCCCTGCCGATTGCCTAGCTCTCCCCCCCTGTTAATCTTGGATTAACAGTCGGAGGGTTATGGAATTAGCCGATTACGATCCCCTGCAGGGGAAAAGATTGCAGGTCCTCGATCCGGAAGGGAATGCCGATCCGGCGCTTCTCCCTGCCTTGGATGAGGAGGTGCTGTGCCTTATTTTCCGCCGGATGCTGGCGGCGCGCCTGGTGGATCGCACCTGCCTCACCCTGCAGCGGGAGGGGCGCATGGGGACCTATCCGCCGGTGGAGGGGCAGGAGGCCTGCCAGGTGGGGAGCGTTCTGGCGCTGAGCGAAACAGACTGGATCGTCCCTTCCTTTCGCGAGCTGGCGGCGGCCCTGGTCCGCGGCGTCCCCCTCGAACGAATTTTCCTCTACTGGATGGGGCACGAAGAAGGCAGCCGCATCCCGAAGTCGCTGCGTTTCCTCCCCGTGGCGATTCCCGTCGGGACGCACATTCTCCATGCCACCGGCCTGGCCATGGGCATTTCCTACCGCCGGGAGAAGGACGCGGTCCTCTGCTTTTTCGGCGATGGCGCCACCAGCGAGGGGGATTTCCACGAGGCGCTCACCTTTGCCGGCGTCAGCAAGGCGCCGGCCATCTTCTTCTGCCAGAACAACGCCTGGGCCATTTCCGTCCCCCGCAAGGCCCAGTGCGCGGCCACCGCCCTGGCCGCCAAGGGGGTGGGGTACGGCATCCCCGGAGTGCAGATCGACGGCAACGATCCCCTTGCCGCCTACCTGGCCACGGAGGCGGCCCTGAGGCGCGCCCGCGCCGGGGAGGGGCCGACCCTCATCGAGGCGATCACCTACCGCCTCGGCCCCCATACCACCTCCGACGATCCCGGCCGCTACCGCAGCGCCGAGGAGGTGGAGCGGATGCGTCCCCTCGAGCCGCTGGTGCGCTACCGCCTCTTTCTCCAGGGGCGAGGGCTGTGGAGCGAGGCCTGGGAGGCGGAGATCACCGCCGACATCGAGAAGTGGATCGCCGAAAGTATTCAAAAGGCGGAAGCCTTCCCGGACCCCGCCCCGGAAGATATCTTCGATTACATGTTCGCCGAGCTGCCGCCGCACCTCGCCCGGCAGAAAGCCTCTCTCCTCTCCAGCCTGCAGGAGGAATGAATTGCCGAGCCTGAACCTGGTGGAAGCGATCAATCTGGCGCTGCGGGAGGAGTTGGCCCGGGACCCGGACGTCCTCCTCCTCGGCGAGGACGTGGGACTCGAGGGGGGCGTCTTCCGGGTCACCGAAGGACTGCAGCAGGCCTTCGGAGCCGGGCGCATCATCGACACGCCGCTGGCTGAATCGGGGATCGTCGGGGTGGCTCTCGGGTTGGCCCTCCTCGGTCTGCGGCCGGTGGCGGAGATCCAGTTCATGGGGTTTCTCCCCCCGGCCCTCGACCAGATCATCTCCCATGTCGGGCGCTATCGCCACCGCAGTCGCGGCGTCTACTCCGCCCCCCTGGTGATCCGCCTCCCCTACGGCGGCGGCATTCACGCCCCGGAGCACCACTCGGAGAGCATCGAGGCGATGCTGGTCCACACCCCGGGGATCAAGGTGGTCGTCCCGTCCTCCCCGGCCGACGCCTGCGGCCTGTTGAAGAGCGCCATCCGCGATCCCGATCCCGTCCTTTTCCTCGAGCCGAAGCGGATCTATCGCGCCGTCAGGGAGGAAGTCGCCGAAGGGATGGAGCCCATTCCCCTCGGCCGGGCCCGGCAGGTGCGCTCCGGCCGGGACCTGACGGTCATCGCCTGGGGGGCGATGGTGCGGGAGGCGCAGAAGGCCGCCGAGACGCTGGCCGCCGAAGGGGTGGAGACGGAGATCATCGATTTGCGCACCCTCTCCCCCCTCGACACCGGGGCGATTCTCGCCTCGGTCCGGCGCACCGGCCGCTGTCTGGTGGTCCACGAGGCGGCGCGCACCGCCGGCCTGGGGGCGGAGATTTCCGCCCTG
This region includes:
- the pdhA gene encoding pyruvate dehydrogenase (acetyl-transferring) E1 component subunit alpha, producing the protein MELADYDPLQGKRLQVLDPEGNADPALLPALDEEVLCLIFRRMLAARLVDRTCLTLQREGRMGTYPPVEGQEACQVGSVLALSETDWIVPSFRELAAALVRGVPLERIFLYWMGHEEGSRIPKSLRFLPVAIPVGTHILHATGLAMGISYRREKDAVLCFFGDGATSEGDFHEALTFAGVSKAPAIFFCQNNAWAISVPRKAQCAATALAAKGVGYGIPGVQIDGNDPLAAYLATEAALRRARAGEGPTLIEAITYRLGPHTTSDDPGRYRSAEEVERMRPLEPLVRYRLFLQGRGLWSEAWEAEITADIEKWIAESIQKAEAFPDPAPEDIFDYMFAELPPHLARQKASLLSSLQEE
- a CDS encoding alpha-ketoacid dehydrogenase subunit beta; amino-acid sequence: MPSLNLVEAINLALREELARDPDVLLLGEDVGLEGGVFRVTEGLQQAFGAGRIIDTPLAESGIVGVALGLALLGLRPVAEIQFMGFLPPALDQIISHVGRYRHRSRGVYSAPLVIRLPYGGGIHAPEHHSESIEAMLVHTPGIKVVVPSSPADACGLLKSAIRDPDPVLFLEPKRIYRAVREEVAEGMEPIPLGRARQVRSGRDLTVIAWGAMVREAQKAAETLAAEGVETEIIDLRTLSPLDTGAILASVRRTGRCLVVHEAARTAGLGAEISALVMEGALLQLKSPVARITGFDTVMPLPRGEHFYLPDAGRIVRAAREIMSF